Proteins encoded within one genomic window of Crassostrea angulata isolate pt1a10 unplaced genomic scaffold, ASM2561291v2 HiC_scaffold_307, whole genome shotgun sequence:
- the LOC128170079 gene encoding uncharacterized protein LOC128170079 — protein sequence MCLLDSYNFWLTSIDSFSDTKTPVILVGTHAENKSLEECRKFFREFFAKYDQHPHLRRHLHEDRRYAIGFPKKGSKLEDLVQIKTCIARLVQDPEYSEKHIRPVWAIFEQILQREKTRRIISRDTLSNYNKRLSKEFRMNDSEITEMLLFLHRVGNLLYFDECSLKEIIILDIQWLVDAFKCIVTYKVKIATTDIQRSHFQNTGEIEDQELREIWENQGEKGKTYLSHKAEILSCMEQLGLLATYGAEKYYIPSMNKRNFENDDSAYITSSILCFQFDKNRQSPLDLFYGVILKCLKIPEWSILQARDQNCFYENVACFSFRQYIVVVCLCKFQIQVQVRIPGKTGSIATEILGDVQRSVEEKIGDYKKYWYEIGYKCQNGMLNAEDDNSFIAKEKFPVSNVICEKCTFKEKHYVDNKICWIPTKEETIKDIFPNFDANKEETDEGLASMNHILQACADGNIEDFKFHLKKEISPRRHLLMKSDRNGWNVLHRAAKWGKTKIFSTLISENFDLCRKTHDQMTVLHIASKYGNYDICDNILKNEDFKEYLNEKSSQGKNACHYAAESGSVDIIRRLVEKGIDARAVTNDEQNIFHIACIYNRLEMCEFVSMNFHELMFSKSKEGWNATLHAARNGNLEVLKFLRKENISFKHRSESDRNALHIACDHGHLDTCKYVSKKCPPLLHAVDHKGRNAGHFAARGGNVDIMKHLASKKKADVTKETNTGMNILHMACLHSQSEMCKYILSIYPFLAAMKTQKNCAHFVAGKGTNKGNEIEIFEMLRSENYEVDLSGLTKQGNSVLTLAVKYNDHEFAEYLLKNYRYLLNITGSNNVRETGNEDQNMLRLLDKYLG from the exons atgtgccTTTTAGATTCCTACAACTTTTGGCTAACATCAATCGACAGTTTTAGTGATACCAAAACACCAGTTATACTAGTTGGCACTCATGCAGAAAATAAATCACTGGAG GAATGTCGTAAGTTTTTCCGAGAATTTTTTGCCAAGTACGATCAGCATCCTCATCTTCGACGGCATCTGCATGAAGACCGAAGATATGCTATCGGATTCCCAAAGAAAGGATCCAAACTAGAGGATTTAGTacaaattaaaacatgtattgcTCGTCTTGTCCAGGATCCTGAATATTCTGAAAAACACATTCGACCTGTTTGGGCAATATTTGAACAAATCTTGCAAAGAGAAAAAACACGAAGAATAATTTCTAGAGACACTTTGTCAAATTACAACAAAAGATTAAGCAAAGAATTTAGGATGAATGATAGTGAAATTACAGAAATGTTGCTCTTCCTGCATAGAGTTGGCAATTTGTTGTACTTTGATGAGTGCAGCTTAAAGGAAATTATTATTCTCGATATTCAGTGGTTAGTCGATGCATTTAAATGTATCGTTACATACAAAGTAAAAATAGCAACTACTGACATCCAGCGTTCACATTTTCAGAATACCGGAGAAATAGAGGATCAAGAGCTTCGAGAAATTTGGGAAAACCAAGGAGAGAAAGGGAAAACATACCTTTCTCATAAAGCAGAAATATTATCATGCATGGAACAGTTAGGATTATTAGCAACATATGGTGCAGAAAAGTATTATATCCCAAGCATGAACaagagaaattttgaaaacgacGACAGTGCTTACATAACATCTTCTAttctttgttttcaatttgacaAAAACCGACAATCGCCGCTGGATCTATTTTATGGCGTAATTTTGAAATGCCTGAAAATACCAGAGTGGTCAATTTTGCAAGCACGTGACCAAAACTGTTTTTATGAAAACGTCGCATGTTTTTCTTTTCGACAGTATATAGTCGTAGTTTGTCTTTGCAAATTCCAGATTCAGGTGCAGGTCAGGATTCCAGGAAAGACAGGATCAATTGCAACAGAAATTCTTGGGGACGTACAACGATCTGTTGAAGAAAAAATAGGAGATTATAAAAAATACTGGTATGAAATTGGATATAAATGCCAAAATGGGATGTTAAATGCCGAAGATGACAATTCCTTTATTGCAAAGGAAAAGTTTCCAGTCTCAAATGTAATTTGCGAGAAGTGCACATTTAAAGAAAAGCATTATGTCGACAACAAAATATGCTGG ATACCAACAAAAGAAGAGACGATTAAAG ATATTTTCCCAAATTTCGATGCTAATAAGGAGGAGACAGACGAAGGTTTGGCTTCAATGAATCATATTTTACAAGCGTGCGCAGATGGAAATATAGAGGACTTTAAATTTCACTTGAAGAAAGAAATTAGTCCAAGGCGGCATTTATTGATGAAGTCAGATCGAAATGGCTGGAATGTTTTACACAGAGCAGCAAAATGGGggaaaactaaaatattttcaacattgATATCGGAAAATTTTGACTTATGTAGAAAAACACATGATCAAATGACGGTTCTTCACATTGCTTCAAAATATGGTAACTATGATATTTGCGACAATATTCTGAAAAATGAAGATTTCAAAGAATACTTAAACGAAAAATCGTCGCAAGGAAAAAACGCCTGTCATTACGCGGCAGAATCGGGTTCAGTTGACATTATTCGGCGACTTGTTGAGAAAGGAATCGACGCAAGGGCAGTCACAAACGATGAGCAGAATATCTTTCATATTGCATGCATATATAACCGATTAGAAATGTGCGAGTTTGTTTCGATGAATTTCCACGAACTCATGTTTTCAAAGAGTAAAGAAGGGTGGAACGCAACTTTACATGCAGCAAGAAATGGCAATCTAGAGGTATTGAAATTTCTGAGAAAGGAGAACATCAGCTTTAAACACAGGTCAGAGAGTGATAGAAACGCTTTACATATTGCTTGCGACCATGGACATTTGGacacatgtaaatatgtttccAAAAAATGTCCACCTTTGCTTCATGCTGTTGATCACAAAGGGCGAAATGCTGGTCATTTTGCGGCAAGGGGTGGTAATGTCGACATAATGAAACATCTTGCATCAAAAAAGAAAGCAGATGTGACCAAAGAAACCAACACAGGCATGAATATACTTCACATGGCTTGTTTGCATTCTCAAAGTGAGATGTGTAAATACATCCTGTCCATATATCCTTTTCTTGCTGCtatgaaaacacaaaaaaactgTGCACATTTTGTTGCTGGTAAGGGCACCAACAAGGGTAATGAAATTGAGATTTTTGAAATGCTTCGAAGTGAAAACTATGAAGTGGACTTATCAGGTCTTACCAAACAAGGAAACTCGGTATTAACACTAGCAGTTAAATACAATGACCACGAGTTTGctgaatatcttttaaaaaactatcgTTACTTATTAAACATTACAGGTTCTAACAACGTTAGAGAAACCGGCAATGAAGACCAAAATATGCTTCGACTTCTTGATAAATATTTGGGTTAA